The Quercus robur chromosome 7, dhQueRobu3.1, whole genome shotgun sequence genome has a segment encoding these proteins:
- the LOC126692685 gene encoding rop guanine nucleotide exchange factor 7-like — protein MDIDFNHQQERGTQQQQQHQQQLKLCLPLVRLRSFDNHKPSCILAYWVSKSLRNFYSKVRFSKGLCLKGLRFQYNGMVVNNSVFCDSTGVLEEEKAVMEVLIEKKEGIEDKNERCKKNGVEIETFADLIEEERRESSSSSDFLASEATGHEEQSHSSSESSSPPPSLGWPVPKAKVPGCTSTNVNADEEKPRLDERNLEKQGSAISEIELMKERFSKLLLGEDMSGCGNGVCTALAISNAITNLCATLFGQLWRLEPLSPEKKAMWRREMDWLLCVSDYIVELIPNWQTFPDGSKLEVMTCRPRSDLYVNLPALRKLDNMLLEILDSFVNTEFWYVDQGILAPDGDGSSSFRRALQRQEEKWWLPVPRVPPGGLHENSRKQLQHKRDCTNQILKAAMAINSITIADMEVPESYLEALPKNGRVSLGDIIYRYISSDQFSPECLLDCLDLSTEHQAIEIANRVEASIFVFRRRANSKPANNTTRSNSKSSWEMVKDLMVDAEKRELLAERAESLLLCLKQRFPGLPQTALDMSKIQYNKDVGKSILESYSRVLESLAFNIVARIDDLLYVDDLTKHSDQFSSLSKVGVIAHKSVPISFSVPISSTPYKSAFATPSFSPSQLVSPAKGERSPFITSSKIPHRGLGVKKVLTDYLSIDTKDYENPIEKSDTISNTIREVSASHTGIESAGCMRELVNPQAKDSILEK, from the exons ATGGATATAGATTTCAACCACCAACAAGAAAGAGgaacccaacaacaacaacaacatcagcAGCAACTCAAGCTTTGTCTGCCCTTGGTGAGGCTCAGAAGCTTCGATAACCACAAGCCGTCCTGCATTTTGGCGTATTGGGTATCGAAATCTCTTCGAAATTTCTATAGCAAGGTTAGGTTCTCAAAAGGGCTTTGCTTGAAAGGGCTTCGGTTTCAGTACAATGGCATGGTGGTGAACAACTCTGTTTTTTGTGATTCGACTGGGGTTCTTGAAGAAGAGAAAGCTGTAATGGAGGTTTTGATTGAaaagaaggaaggcattgaaGATAAAAATGAACGGTGTAAGAAAAATGGGGTTGAGATTGAAACATTTGCGGATTTGATTGAAGAAGAGCGCCGTGAGAGCAGTTCAAGCTCTGATTTTTTGGCATCTGAGGCGACAGGGCACGAGGAACAGAGTCACAGTAGCTCTGAGTCATCTTCACCACCACCTTCATTGGGTTGGCCAGTTCCGAAAGCGAAGGTACCAGGCTGCACCAGTACTAATGTTAATGCAGATGAAGAGAAACCCCGCTTGGACGAAAGGAATTTAGAGAAACAAGGTTCAGCAATATCAG AGATTGAGCTGATGAAGGAAaggttttcaaaattgttgctTGGAGAAGATATGTCCGGTTGTGGAAATGGGGTTTGCACAGCATTGGCTATTTCAAATGCTATTACTAATCTTTGTG CCACTCTATTTGGGCAACTTTGGAGGTTGGAACCTCTATCTCCTGAAAAGAAAGCAATGTGGCGAAGGGAGATGGATTGGCTTCTTTGTGTTAGTGATTACATTGTCGAATTGATACCTAATTGGCAGACATTTCCAGATGGAAGCAAACTTGAG GTCATGACTTGCAGACCCCGCTCAGATCTTTATGTTAATCTCCCCGCCCTACGTAAACTGGATAACATGCTTCTT GAAATATTAGATAGTTTTGTCAATACAGAGTTCTGGTATGTTGACCAAGGGATTTTGGCCCCAGACGGTGATGGATCATCCTCTTTCCGAAGAGCACTTCAGCGCCAAGAGGAGAAGTGGTGGTTGCCTGTGCCCCGAGTTCCCCCTGGTGGCCTCCATGAAAATTCAAGAAAGCAATTGCAACACAAACGCGATTGCACAAACCAGATATTAAAAGCTGCCATGGCAATCAACAGTATAACTATAGCAGATATGGAAGTCCCTGAATCATACTTGGAAGCTCTTCCAAAG AATGGAAGAGTCAGCTTGGGAGATATTATATATCGATATATTTCATCAGATCAGTTCTCTCCTGAATGTCTACTCGATTGCCTTGATTTATCAACTGAACATCAAGCTATAGAGATTGCCAACCGAGTGGAGGCCTCAATCTTTGTATTTCGCAGAAGAGCCAACTCAAAACCTGCCAATAATACAACCCGATCCAATTCGAAGTCATCATGGGAAATGGTTAAGGACTTGATGGTTGATGCAGAAAAAAGGGAATTGCTTGCAGAGAGAGCAGAAAGCCTACTGCTTTGCTTGAAGCAGAGATTTCCTGGTCTACCACAGACAGCCTTAGATATGAGCAAAATTCAATACAACAAG GATGTTGGGAAATCAATTCTGGAGAGCTACTCGAGAGTATTGGAGAGCCTGGCCTTTAATATTGTAGCACGGATTGATGATCTGCTATATGTGGACGACTTGACCAAGCATTCAGATCAATTCTCATCACTCTCTAAAGTTGGTGTGATTGCTCACAAGAGTGTTCCAATATCATTTTCGGTGCCCATCTCAAGCACTCCATATAAATCAGCTTTTGCCACGCCAAGCTTTTCACCATCACAGCTAGTTAGCCCAGCAAAGGGTGAAAGATCGCCATTCATAACTAGCAGCAAGATTCCACACCGCGGGCTAGGCGTGAAAAAGGTTCTGACAGATTATCTTAGTATTGATACAAAAGACTATGAGAATCCTATTGAGAAGTCAGATACAATATCAAACACAATAAGAGAAGTGTCAGCATCTCATACTGGAATAGAGTCTGCTGGCTGTATGAGAGAACTAGTAAACCCACAAGCAAAGGACTCAATTTTGGAAAAATGA